The following are encoded together in the Vibrio zhugei genome:
- a CDS encoding IS4 family transposase produces the protein MFLRQALNQVHKFSAEQLSGLSDLLSPELISQCLEDTGITTVRRRRLPMEMMVWSVVGMSLYRHLSMEKVVSKLDILLPGKKPFVAPSAVIQARQRLGSDVMKSVFTQTQKIWHDKTPHPDWHGLTLHAVDGVVWRTPDTKENGETFSRTRNQKCSSEYPQVRMVCHMELTSHLLNSASFDSTSTSEVDLTTELIEQSPDNSLTIFDRGFYALGLLHRWQTTGTERHWLIPMRKGAQYTTLRQLGRGQELVELTLSPQAKKKWHDAPETLEARLITKTIKGKEVRLLTSMTDPLRYPGQDIAELYSHRWEIELGYREMKQYMLQNTLTLRSKKPELVEQELWGMLLAYNLLRFLMCQMAYDQNKVMPYQIGFKQASLFLIGQLQQLPSVAPGRVPEVMNYILDMAESFTLPERRERSYPRAVKRRPSRYATRPSKRC, from the coding sequence ATGTTTTTAAGACAAGCACTTAACCAAGTACACAAATTTTCTGCTGAACAACTTTCGGGGTTATCTGACCTACTTTCCCCTGAACTCATTTCGCAATGTTTAGAAGATACCGGAATTACCACAGTTCGTAGACGAAGATTGCCTATGGAGATGATGGTATGGAGTGTCGTTGGGATGTCTTTATATCGTCACTTGTCTATGGAGAAAGTTGTGTCGAAACTGGATATCCTCCTTCCAGGTAAGAAGCCATTTGTTGCTCCAAGTGCCGTCATCCAAGCCAGACAACGGTTGGGCTCCGATGTCATGAAATCCGTTTTTACTCAAACACAGAAGATTTGGCATGATAAAACGCCTCATCCAGACTGGCATGGACTCACGCTTCATGCTGTCGACGGCGTCGTCTGGCGAACGCCAGATACGAAAGAAAACGGTGAGACATTCAGTCGGACTCGGAATCAAAAGTGCTCGTCCGAATATCCTCAAGTGCGCATGGTCTGCCACATGGAACTGACTAGTCATCTTCTAAATAGCGCTTCGTTCGATTCCACATCAACAAGTGAAGTGGACCTAACAACGGAGCTCATAGAGCAATCACCAGATAATAGCCTGACTATCTTCGATAGAGGTTTTTATGCGCTAGGGCTTTTACACCGTTGGCAGACAACAGGGACAGAAAGACATTGGCTAATTCCCATGCGTAAAGGGGCGCAATACACGACACTTCGCCAATTAGGACGTGGTCAAGAGCTGGTTGAGTTAACGCTATCCCCACAAGCGAAGAAGAAGTGGCACGATGCACCAGAAACACTCGAGGCTCGATTAATCACCAAGACGATAAAGGGGAAGGAAGTTCGGTTATTAACCTCAATGACAGATCCCTTGCGTTACCCAGGGCAAGACATAGCCGAGCTATATAGCCATCGGTGGGAAATCGAACTTGGTTATCGAGAAATGAAGCAATATATGCTGCAAAACACCCTAACCCTAAGAAGTAAAAAGCCTGAGCTAGTAGAACAAGAATTATGGGGCATGCTGCTGGCTTACAACTTACTTAGGTTCTTGATGTGCCAAATGGCTTACGATCAAAACAAGGTCATGCCTTACCAGATAGGGTTCAAACAAGCTTCGTTGTTCTTAATAGGGCAATTACAGCAACTGCCGTCAGTGGCACCGGGAAGGGTCCCGGAGGTGATGAATTACATCTTAGATATGGCTGAGAGTTTTACGCTGCCAGAAAGGAGAGAACGAAGCTATCCAAGAGCAGTAAAAAGAAGGCCCAGTCGCTATGCGACCAGGCCTTCTAAAAGATGTTAA
- a CDS encoding BON domain-containing protein, whose protein sequence is MKNYLSLILVSVLAFSTTGCAGFLIAGAATTANLVTDPRSAQQIWDDNHLELDIGGLSHKAPYKDQLRVTAVSYQGKVVLIGQAKQRAILDQFVDKVRKMKGVRELHNKVDIGEPLSFAQVSDDTWITTKVKSSLLTDSKLNGVKITVETENNVVYLFGYITHEQAKVATEITRHISGVKQVIRAFNYAD, encoded by the coding sequence ATGAAAAACTATCTGTCTCTTATTCTTGTTAGCGTGTTAGCGTTTTCCACGACAGGATGCGCGGGGTTTTTAATTGCCGGTGCGGCAACGACCGCGAATCTCGTCACTGATCCTCGTTCTGCGCAGCAGATTTGGGATGACAATCATTTAGAATTAGATATCGGTGGTTTAAGTCATAAAGCGCCCTACAAAGATCAATTACGGGTTACCGCTGTCTCCTATCAGGGCAAAGTGGTGCTGATTGGACAAGCGAAACAACGTGCAATATTGGATCAATTTGTAGATAAAGTCCGTAAAATGAAGGGCGTGAGAGAGTTGCATAACAAAGTCGATATTGGTGAACCGCTGAGCTTCGCGCAGGTAAGCGATGACACTTGGATAACCACCAAAGTTAAATCATCTCTGCTGACCGACTCAAAGTTGAATGGCGTCAAAATCACCGTAGAAACCGAAAATAACGTCGTGTATTTATTTGGTTATATTACTCATGAGCAAGCCAAAGTTGCCACTGAGATCACCAGACACATTTCAGGCGTCAAACAAGTGATCCGCGCCTTTAACTACGCGGATTAA
- a CDS encoding phosphoheptose isomerase encodes MLDSIKNSFTESIQIQIAAAEALPDAIMHASQAMVTTLLNGNKILCCGNGGSSANAQQFTSCLLNRFETERPSLPALAMASDATTLTAVANDYAYQEIFSKQVRALGQQGDILLAISTSGNSQNIIKAMEAAVTRDMTIIALTGKDGGEMAGLLGEHDVEIRIPSQRTARIHEVHMLTLHCLCDLIDQVLFPAHEE; translated from the coding sequence ATGCTCGACAGCATTAAAAATAGCTTTACCGAAAGTATTCAAATTCAAATTGCCGCCGCAGAAGCACTTCCTGATGCCATCATGCATGCCTCACAAGCAATGGTTACCACCTTACTCAATGGCAATAAGATCCTGTGCTGTGGTAATGGCGGCTCATCGGCCAATGCGCAACAGTTTACCTCTTGCTTACTTAACCGTTTTGAAACTGAGCGCCCTAGCCTGCCTGCATTAGCGATGGCATCCGATGCAACGACACTGACCGCGGTCGCCAACGACTACGCTTACCAAGAAATCTTCTCGAAACAAGTGCGAGCACTCGGTCAGCAAGGGGATATTTTGCTCGCGATTTCGACCAGTGGTAACAGCCAAAATATTATTAAAGCCATGGAGGCCGCCGTCACACGCGATATGACCATCATTGCTCTGACGGGCAAAGATGGTGGTGAAATGGCGGGGTTATTGGGTGAACACGACGTAGAAATTCGTATTCCCTCACAGCGTACAGCACGCATCCATGAAGTGCATATGCTCACGCTACATTGTCTCTGTGACTTAATTGACCAAGTACTTTTCCCAGCTCACGAAGAGTAA
- a CDS encoding YraN family protein — MFSSNHRKTGEHYEQLAAEYLSRQGLTLVEKNFTIRGGELDLIMNDHGTFVFVEVKYRKNQQHGHAAEMVTRAKQRFLIRTANVWLKQQHLNVHTTDFRFDIVAIHNTGDHIEWIKNAITEG; from the coding sequence ATGTTTTCAAGTAACCATCGTAAAACGGGCGAACATTACGAGCAATTGGCGGCCGAGTATCTAAGCCGCCAAGGGCTCACGCTTGTGGAAAAGAATTTTACGATTCGCGGTGGGGAATTGGATCTCATCATGAATGATCATGGCACTTTCGTGTTTGTCGAAGTAAAATACCGCAAGAACCAGCAGCATGGTCATGCGGCAGAAATGGTGACTCGCGCCAAACAGCGCTTTCTTATCCGTACAGCCAATGTGTGGCTGAAACAACAACACCTGAATGTTCATACAACTGACTTCCGATTTGATATAGTGGCGATTCACAATACCGGAGACCATATCGAATGGATAAAAAACGCAATAACGGAAGGATAG
- a CDS encoding penicillin-binding protein activator — MKNHQRLSVPRLLTPVALAMMLAACSTTPTAPNLINITSKPSETAQTYIMQADTTQGRLQNDLLIMAMKAANAANNTQQAQLLSKRLSKQTLSTKQDAEWQLAKAQLLINVEQYKKALAQLDFKADDSLEDAQWQHYYRLKALVYTKLEQPFEASRQLVQLYDFLPQSQWADISDNIWKKLNQYNATSITELSPQPDEKILDGWLQLAIYMKTLGSDLPQLQNTLKHWLQENPQHPAALNTPKDITDILDMDIRQPENIALLLPLTGKYANQAALIRDGFILSLMNDDARKENTNFTVIDTNKHSIQDINDTLHKNHIDFIVGPLQKDKVEQLQDAQASSDHPIHTLALNIPENVQAGYQTCYLTLSPEQEVAQAAKHIFSEGYHYPLILAPKGTYGQRVVDAFTKEWKKYSDHDVASSLFGDKSQLQRNINAVFGLQHSQQNIAQIEQLTHLNLQTQPRSRRDIDAVYIVTKSSELTLIKPFIEVAVNPDTTPPRLFANSTSNGASKQYEDMSGITYSDIPLLIHPDVSVEHQMDKLWPQDTNGERRLQALGMDAYRLMMELPQMKIVQGYTINGQTGVLSIDDRCLVHRDISWAKH, encoded by the coding sequence ATGAAAAACCACCAGAGACTCAGTGTACCACGCTTACTCACTCCTGTTGCATTAGCAATGATGCTGGCGGCTTGTTCAACCACGCCTACGGCACCAAATTTGATTAATATCACGAGCAAGCCAAGCGAGACGGCACAGACCTACATCATGCAGGCCGACACCACGCAAGGCCGTCTACAAAACGATTTGCTGATTATGGCAATGAAAGCGGCGAACGCGGCTAATAATACTCAACAAGCACAATTGTTGAGCAAACGCTTATCCAAACAAACCTTATCTACGAAACAAGACGCCGAGTGGCAATTGGCAAAAGCCCAACTTTTGATCAATGTGGAGCAGTATAAGAAAGCGCTAGCACAATTGGATTTCAAAGCAGATGATTCACTTGAGGACGCTCAGTGGCAACATTATTATCGACTGAAAGCCTTGGTGTACACCAAGCTCGAGCAACCCTTTGAAGCAAGCCGTCAACTCGTACAACTGTATGATTTTCTTCCGCAATCTCAGTGGGCTGACATATCCGATAACATTTGGAAAAAGCTCAATCAGTACAATGCCACTTCGATTACTGAATTGTCACCACAACCGGATGAAAAAATCTTGGATGGCTGGTTACAACTTGCTATCTATATGAAAACCTTAGGTAGTGATTTACCGCAGCTTCAGAATACGCTCAAACACTGGCTGCAAGAGAACCCGCAACATCCTGCAGCGTTGAATACGCCAAAAGACATTACGGATATCTTAGATATGGACATCCGTCAGCCAGAAAACATCGCGCTACTCTTGCCGCTCACCGGCAAATACGCCAATCAAGCCGCATTGATTCGCGATGGGTTTATTTTGTCACTCATGAATGACGATGCACGTAAAGAAAACACAAACTTTACCGTCATCGACACCAACAAGCATTCAATACAAGACATCAACGATACATTGCATAAAAACCACATCGATTTTATTGTCGGGCCATTGCAAAAAGACAAAGTAGAGCAGCTACAAGACGCTCAAGCAAGCAGTGATCATCCAATACATACGTTGGCATTGAACATCCCAGAAAATGTGCAGGCGGGTTACCAAACGTGTTATTTGACGCTGTCTCCTGAACAGGAAGTGGCACAGGCGGCCAAACATATATTCAGTGAAGGTTACCACTATCCATTGATTCTTGCCCCGAAAGGCACCTATGGTCAACGTGTGGTGGATGCGTTCACAAAAGAATGGAAAAAATACAGCGACCACGATGTGGCTTCAAGCTTGTTCGGCGATAAGAGCCAACTGCAACGCAATATCAACGCGGTATTCGGTTTACAACACAGCCAACAAAATATTGCTCAGATTGAACAGTTAACTCATCTCAATCTCCAAACGCAGCCACGTAGCCGTCGTGATATCGACGCCGTCTATATCGTGACCAAAAGTTCAGAGCTAACGCTGATTAAACCCTTCATTGAAGTCGCCGTGAACCCAGACACCACACCACCACGCTTATTTGCTAACTCAACCAGTAATGGGGCAAGCAAACAATATGAAGATATGTCAGGGATTACCTACAGCGATATTCCACTCTTAATTCATCCTGATGTCTCCGTTGAGCATCAAATGGATAAGCTGTGGCCTCAAGATACCAATGGTGAGCGTCGATTACAGGCTCTTGGTATGGACGCCTATCGCTTAATGATGGAATTACCACAAATGAAAATTGTACAAGGCTATACCATCAACGGACAAACTGGTGTGTTAAGCATTGATGACCGCTGTCTTGTTCACCGTGACATCAGTTGGGCAAAACACTAA
- the rsmI gene encoding 16S rRNA (cytidine(1402)-2'-O)-methyltransferase, with translation MTDNKTLDVPTLYIVPTPIGNLGDITQRALDVLSSVDVIAAEDTRHTGRLLSHFNIQTKTFALHDHNEQHKAQALVDKLLSGLSIALVSDAGTPLISDPGYHLVTQCRQAGVKVTPLPGACAVITALSASGLPSDRFSFEGFFPAKSKGRKDKLMEIANVERTCIFYESPHRITDSLQDMLEVLGPDREVVLARELTKTFETIQGLPLGELIDWIEEDSNRKRGEMVLLIHGQREQKDEALPDEALRTLGILNKELPLKRAAAATAEIYNVKKNALYKWGLDNLD, from the coding sequence ATGACTGATAACAAAACCTTGGACGTTCCAACGTTATATATAGTTCCTACGCCAATTGGTAACCTTGGTGATATAACTCAACGAGCTTTAGATGTACTTTCAAGTGTAGATGTTATCGCCGCTGAAGATACTCGCCATACCGGCCGATTGCTCTCACACTTCAATATTCAAACGAAGACGTTCGCGCTTCATGATCACAATGAACAGCACAAAGCTCAAGCTTTAGTTGATAAATTATTATCAGGATTATCGATTGCGCTTGTCTCCGATGCTGGTACACCATTAATCAGTGATCCAGGTTATCATTTGGTCACACAATGTCGTCAGGCGGGTGTTAAAGTTACGCCACTTCCTGGTGCGTGTGCGGTGATCACGGCGCTCAGTGCGTCGGGTTTACCGTCAGATCGTTTTAGCTTTGAGGGGTTCTTCCCCGCCAAAAGCAAAGGGCGCAAAGATAAACTGATGGAGATTGCCAACGTTGAGCGTACCTGCATCTTCTATGAATCCCCTCACCGTATCACAGATTCCCTGCAAGATATGCTGGAAGTGTTAGGTCCGGATCGCGAAGTTGTCTTAGCGCGTGAGCTCACTAAGACTTTTGAAACCATTCAAGGATTGCCTCTGGGTGAACTGATTGACTGGATAGAAGAAGACAGCAACCGTAAACGTGGGGAAATGGTATTACTCATTCATGGGCAGCGTGAACAGAAAGATGAGGCGCTACCCGATGAGGCGTTACGTACGTTGGGCATTTTGAACAAAGAACTCCCGCTTAAGCGCGCTGCAGCCGCAACCGCGGAGATTTATAATGTGAAGAAAAACGCATTGTATAAATGGGGATTGGATAACCTCGATTAA
- the rsmH gene encoding 16S rRNA (cytosine(1402)-N(4))-methyltransferase RsmH has product MTESFQHISVLLNESIDGLAIKPDGTYIDGTFGRGGHSRTILSKLGPNGRLFSIDRDPQAIAEAQKIDDPRFTIVHGPFSGIAHYAQQHDLVGQVDGVLFDLGVSSPQLDDAERGFSFMKDGPLDMRMDPTAGMPVSEWLAKADLDDITWVIRQFGEDKHARRIARGIVEYRENEANEPLLRTGQLAKLISDVAPKNYKEKKHPATRAFQAFRIYINSELEEIDKALQGAMRVLAPEGRLSVISFHSLEDRMVKRFMRKESQGPQVPHGIPMTEDQIKALGSANLKTIGKAIKPSEAEVDLNPRSRSSVLRIAEKL; this is encoded by the coding sequence ATGACTGAATCTTTTCAACACATATCTGTGCTACTCAATGAATCTATTGATGGGTTAGCAATCAAACCCGATGGAACCTACATCGATGGGACGTTTGGGCGAGGCGGTCATAGTCGCACTATCTTGTCAAAATTAGGTCCTAACGGTCGATTATTCAGTATTGATCGTGATCCTCAAGCTATCGCAGAAGCACAAAAAATTGATGATCCTCGCTTTACCATTGTACATGGCCCGTTTTCAGGTATTGCCCATTATGCACAGCAGCATGATCTTGTGGGACAAGTGGATGGGGTCTTGTTTGACCTGGGCGTGTCGTCTCCTCAGCTCGATGATGCGGAGCGTGGCTTTAGTTTTATGAAAGATGGCCCTCTGGATATGCGTATGGATCCGACGGCTGGGATGCCCGTCTCCGAATGGCTAGCCAAAGCGGATCTGGATGACATTACTTGGGTGATTCGTCAGTTTGGTGAAGATAAACATGCGCGGCGTATCGCGCGTGGTATCGTGGAATATCGTGAGAATGAAGCCAATGAACCCCTGCTGCGTACCGGGCAATTAGCGAAGCTGATTTCTGATGTCGCTCCAAAGAACTACAAAGAGAAAAAACACCCAGCCACACGCGCATTCCAAGCGTTTCGCATTTATATCAACAGTGAGCTGGAAGAAATTGATAAAGCCCTGCAAGGCGCGATGCGTGTTCTTGCTCCTGAAGGACGGTTATCGGTGATCAGTTTCCATTCGTTAGAAGATCGCATGGTAAAACGTTTCATGCGTAAAGAGAGTCAAGGCCCTCAGGTGCCGCATGGTATTCCGATGACGGAAGACCAAATCAAAGCGCTAGGAAGTGCTAACCTTAAAACCATTGGAAAAGCAATCAAACCGAGCGAGGCCGAGGTGGATCTGAATCCGCGTTCTCGTAGCTCAGTGTTAAGGATTGCAGAGAAACTGTAA
- the ftsL gene encoding cell division protein FtsL, with product MSQPSPKLAKMILIDLLTVGRIPLILMVLIFASAMGVVLTTHDTRQSVSRLSQVQSERFDLDNEWRNLIIEETALAEHSRVQEIAEEQLHMQRPDADKEVVIKLK from the coding sequence ATGTCTCAGCCATCCCCGAAACTTGCGAAAATGATTTTAATCGACCTACTGACGGTAGGTCGTATTCCACTGATTCTCATGGTATTGATTTTTGCTAGTGCCATGGGCGTCGTGTTGACTACTCATGATACCCGTCAATCTGTCTCCCGACTCAGTCAGGTACAAAGCGAACGTTTTGACCTAGATAATGAATGGCGCAATCTTATCATTGAAGAAACCGCCTTGGCTGAGCATAGCCGTGTTCAGGAAATTGCTGAAGAGCAGTTACACATGCAGCGTCCTGATGCGGACAAAGAAGTAGTGATTAAACTGAAATGA
- a CDS encoding penicillin-binding transpeptidase domain-containing protein, giving the protein MKKPFNKKKPNTPNTNKRQTEQGNDPLFIRWRFYLILGFVFVAFAILIVRAAYIQVIEPDNLIHQSDLRTVRSKTIHSERGIISDRNGEALAVSVPVDAVWADPATIIKKGSLQEKNRWYALADVLNLDRQGLIKRIESHKNRRFIYLQRQVNSAMANYIRELKLPGVGLKSESRRYYPAGEVSAHVVGVTGIDGHGLEGIERSYDKWLTGEAGKQIIRKDRYGNVVENISLDKSQAGKPLQLTIDQRLQAIAFRAVKQAMADYRATSASAVMIDVKTGNVLAMVNAPSYNPNNRSDYQNFKMRNRVVTDAFEPGSTVKPFVVLASLENGTADEHTIIDVGNGSMRIGGARVRDSDPIKGGKASLQMILKKSSNVGVSKLSLRMPIEALLGMYRSVGLGETSGLNLPGESTGIFPSRQRWSDFERATIAFGYGLSITPIQLAHAYATLGNMGKYQPLHLIESQSNRNLEHQVADPHYVREVLNMLETVTQPGGTAVKAAVPGYRIAAKTGTSRKAAAGGYSDEYFAYTAGVAPVSNPRLSLVVMVNEPQGDSYYGGAVAGPVFGKIMKGALQILNIAPDENKFKKDKND; this is encoded by the coding sequence ATGAAAAAACCGTTCAACAAGAAAAAGCCCAACACACCGAATACCAATAAACGTCAGACGGAACAAGGCAACGACCCCTTGTTTATTCGCTGGCGTTTTTATTTAATTTTAGGGTTCGTATTTGTCGCTTTTGCTATTTTAATCGTTCGCGCTGCCTATATTCAGGTCATTGAGCCCGATAATCTTATTCACCAAAGCGACTTGCGTACGGTTCGCTCGAAAACCATTCATTCTGAGCGTGGCATTATTTCCGATCGTAATGGCGAGGCTCTTGCCGTAAGTGTGCCTGTGGACGCGGTATGGGCGGATCCGGCCACCATTATTAAAAAAGGGAGCTTGCAAGAGAAAAATCGTTGGTATGCGTTAGCCGATGTACTCAATTTGGATCGCCAAGGCTTGATTAAGCGGATTGAATCTCATAAAAATCGCCGCTTTATTTATTTGCAACGCCAAGTGAATTCGGCGATGGCCAATTATATCCGCGAGCTTAAATTGCCCGGCGTGGGCCTCAAATCCGAATCTCGACGCTATTATCCGGCAGGAGAAGTGAGTGCTCACGTGGTCGGGGTGACGGGAATCGATGGCCATGGTCTTGAAGGCATTGAGCGCAGTTACGATAAATGGTTGACCGGCGAAGCGGGCAAACAAATCATTCGTAAAGACCGCTATGGCAATGTGGTTGAAAATATCTCCTTAGATAAGAGCCAAGCAGGGAAACCCTTGCAATTGACCATTGATCAGCGACTACAAGCGATTGCGTTTCGTGCGGTGAAACAAGCGATGGCTGACTACCGTGCCACTTCCGCTTCTGCTGTGATGATCGATGTCAAAACGGGCAATGTCCTCGCGATGGTCAATGCGCCCTCTTATAACCCCAATAATCGTTCCGATTATCAGAATTTTAAAATGCGTAACCGCGTAGTGACGGATGCGTTTGAACCTGGCTCAACCGTCAAACCATTCGTGGTATTGGCCTCATTGGAAAATGGTACTGCAGACGAACATACGATTATCGATGTGGGTAATGGCTCCATGCGCATCGGTGGGGCACGGGTTCGCGACTCTGATCCGATTAAAGGCGGCAAAGCCTCGCTACAAATGATTTTGAAAAAATCCAGTAACGTCGGTGTGTCTAAGCTTTCCTTGCGTATGCCGATTGAAGCCTTGCTTGGGATGTATCGCTCGGTCGGGCTGGGGGAAACGTCAGGATTAAACTTGCCGGGTGAAAGTACCGGTATTTTCCCTAGTCGTCAGCGTTGGTCCGATTTTGAACGCGCGACCATCGCCTTTGGGTATGGATTGTCCATTACCCCGATTCAATTAGCCCATGCTTATGCCACATTAGGCAATATGGGGAAATATCAGCCATTGCACCTCATCGAAAGTCAAAGTAATCGTAATTTGGAGCATCAAGTGGCGGATCCTCATTATGTGCGCGAAGTCCTCAACATGCTAGAAACGGTGACTCAACCAGGGGGAACTGCGGTGAAAGCTGCGGTCCCTGGATATCGAATTGCCGCCAAAACCGGGACGTCTCGCAAAGCCGCGGCTGGGGGCTATAGTGATGAATACTTTGCTTACACCGCAGGGGTTGCTCCCGTGAGTAATCCGCGTTTGTCGTTGGTTGTCATGGTGAATGAACCACAAGGCGATTCTTATTATGGTGGTGCAGTTGCAGGTCCTGTTTTTGGAAAAATTATGAAAGGGGCGTTGCAGATTCTGAATATTGCGCCTGATGAAAACAAGTTCAAGAAAGATAAAAACGATTAA
- the murE gene encoding UDP-N-acetylmuramoyl-L-alanyl-D-glutamate--2,6-diaminopimelate ligase — translation MLEKVGKTLGELLSSWCAIARSDIAQITVTDLQLDSRRVQPGSTFVAIIGHAVDGRQFMAKAAAQGANAIIAQADDVHHHGEIADCHGTPVVYVAQLNAHLSQLGRDLYGEHTNQAIAVTGTNGKTTISQLIAQWLTRLDTPTAVMGTTGNGFLDALQPALNTTGNAIDIQQTLHQLSQQGAQYTALEVSSHGLVQGRVKAIDFAASVFSNLSRDHLDYHGSMQAYEAAKKQLFTEHECGVAIINVDDEVGKRWSTDLDNVVGVSLLGPPDTDLQLWARHVDYAESGIVIHFAGSWGEGTLHTPLIGAFNACNVLLALATLLSLGMDKNALVSAAPSLQAVIGRMELFQQPQRAKVVVDYAHTPDALEKALSALRIHCQGRLWAIVGCGGDRDRGKRPVMAKVAEHGADRVILTDDNPRSESPEQIIADMQTGLVHPEQCHVEHNRFDALSFALTNSASDDIILLAGKGHEDYQIIGEQRLHYSDRESAQTLLELNV, via the coding sequence ATGTTAGAGAAAGTAGGCAAAACGCTCGGTGAGTTGCTGAGCTCATGGTGTGCGATAGCGCGCTCTGATATTGCACAGATTACGGTGACCGATTTGCAGCTGGACAGCCGCCGAGTGCAGCCCGGAAGTACCTTTGTCGCCATTATTGGCCATGCGGTTGATGGGCGTCAATTCATGGCAAAGGCAGCGGCGCAAGGTGCCAATGCCATCATTGCGCAGGCGGATGACGTCCACCACCATGGTGAGATCGCCGATTGTCATGGCACGCCGGTGGTGTATGTGGCGCAACTCAACGCCCATTTATCCCAGCTCGGACGTGATTTATATGGCGAACATACCAATCAAGCGATCGCAGTCACCGGCACCAATGGTAAAACGACGATTTCTCAACTGATCGCTCAGTGGTTGACCCGATTAGATACACCGACTGCGGTAATGGGGACGACAGGCAATGGCTTTTTAGATGCGTTGCAACCCGCGTTGAATACCACGGGCAATGCGATTGATATTCAGCAAACGTTGCATCAATTGAGCCAGCAAGGGGCGCAATATACAGCGTTGGAAGTGTCTTCGCATGGCTTAGTGCAAGGACGGGTTAAAGCGATCGATTTTGCGGCCAGTGTGTTCTCTAATCTCAGCCGTGATCATTTGGATTATCACGGAAGCATGCAGGCTTATGAAGCAGCCAAAAAGCAATTGTTCACTGAGCATGAATGTGGTGTCGCCATCATTAACGTTGATGACGAAGTGGGAAAACGTTGGAGCACGGACCTCGATAATGTGGTCGGTGTTTCTTTGCTTGGCCCGCCAGACACGGATTTGCAACTATGGGCTCGCCATGTCGATTATGCCGAGTCTGGTATTGTGATTCATTTTGCGGGATCGTGGGGAGAAGGCACATTGCACACCCCACTGATTGGGGCGTTTAACGCTTGCAATGTGTTACTGGCATTGGCCACCTTGCTCTCGCTCGGGATGGATAAGAACGCCTTGGTGAGCGCCGCGCCATCTTTGCAAGCCGTTATTGGACGTATGGAGTTATTTCAACAGCCTCAGCGTGCCAAAGTTGTGGTCGATTATGCCCATACCCCGGATGCATTAGAAAAAGCACTATCGGCTCTGCGGATACATTGCCAAGGCCGCTTGTGGGCGATCGTCGGTTGTGGTGGGGATCGTGATCGAGGAAAACGCCCGGTCATGGCGAAAGTCGCAGAACACGGTGCCGATAGGGTGATTTTGACCGATGACAATCCGCGTAGTGAGTCACCTGAGCAGATTATTGCTGATATGCAGACTGGGTTAGTGCATCCCGAGCAGTGTCACGTCGAGCATAACCGTTTTGATGCACTGTCTTTCGCGTTAACGAATTCGGCAAGTGATGACATTATTTTGCTGGCGGGGAAAGGCCACGAAGATTATCAGATCATTGGTGAGCAACGCCTACATTATTCAGATCGCGAGTCGGCGCAAACTTTATTGGAGTTGAATGTATGA